In Leifsonia sp. AK011, the genomic stretch GATGCGCACACTTGATCTCCGCGAGCTCCAACCAACCCGGTCCGAACTCGGGGAGTTGGTGCCCCGAGCGAGCGTCGACGTCTCCGTCGCCACGAGCACGGCCCACGATCTCATCAACGAGGTACGGATGAACGGGGAGCTGGCGCTTCTCGAGCAAGCCGAGCGCCTCGATGGGGTCCGTCCGCCGCGCATCCGGGTTCACGCGGACGAGATCTCGGCTGCCGTGCGAGGACTCAGACCGGAGGTGCGCGAGGCGCTCGAGGCGGCCATCGATCGAGTCCGTCTCGTGTCGGAGGCCCAGGTGCCCGCGGGGGCTGTCACAGACGTGGCGCCCGGAGCCCGAATCATCCAGAGATGGCAGCCGGTCACTCGCGTCGGGCTCTATGTGCCGGGCGGAAAGGCGGTATACCCGTCGAGCGTGGTGATGAATGTCGTTCCCGCCCAGGTTGCCGGAGTGTCATCGCTCGCGATCGCCTCGCCACCCCAGCGCGGATTCGACGGTGCCGTGCATCCGACGATCCTCGGTGCCGCTGGACTTCTCGGTATCGACGAGGTTTACGCCATGGGTGGTGCGGGCGCCATCGGCGCACTCGCGTACGGCGTGCCCGACCTCTCGCTCGAGCCCGTCGATGTCATCACCGGGCCGGGGAATGTCTACGTGGCCGCCGCGAAGCGGCTGGTTCGTGGCGTTGTCGGAATCGACTCCGAGGCGGGCCCCACGGAGATCCTGGTCATCGCGGATGCCAGCGCGGATGCCACGCTCGTGGCCGCCGACCTCGTGAGCCAGGCCGAACACGACGAACTCGCCGCAGCAGTTCTCGTCACCGACTCCGAGGAGCTCGCAACCGCCGTCATGGCGGAGGTTGCCCGGCTGGCGCAGCAGACTGCGCACGCCGACCGGGTAGCCATCTCCCTCCGCGGCGAACAGTCGGCTGTCGTCCTGGTCTCGGATCTTGCTGCGGCCGCGGCGTTCAGCAACGCCTACGGCCCGGAGCATCTGGAACTCCAGGTGCGTGATTCTGGGGCGCTCCTCGACCAGATCGACAACGCCGGCGCCATCTTCCTCGGCGCGTACTCGCCGGTGAGCCTCGGTGACTATCTCGCGGGGTCCAACCACGTTCTTCCGACGGGCGGCCAGTCGCGTTTCTCGTCGGGGCTCGGTGCGTACACCTTTCTTCGCCCGCAACAGGTCATCGAGTACGACAGGGACGCACTCCAGCAGGTCGAACAGCGGATCGTCGCGCTCAGCTCGGCCGAGGATCTTCCCGCTCACGGCGCAGCCGTCACCGCACGATTCCCCGAGCAGTGAGCTGTCCCGGCTTACTGCCCGGTGAGGGCGTATCCTTGAGGCACCATGTTCTGCCCGTTCTGCCGCCATCCTGACAGCCGCGTTATCGACTCACGAACGAGCGATGACGGGCTCTCGATCCGGCGGCGGCGGCAGTGCCCGGAATGCGGGCGACGCTTCTCGACCACCGAGACTGCGAGTCTCAGTGTGATCAAGCGGAATGGTGTCGTCGAACCCTTCAGTCGCGAGAAGATCGTCTCGGGCGTGCGCAAGGCTTGCCAGGGTCGTCCCGTCACGGATACCGATCTCGCGGTTCTCGCCCAGCGCGTCGAGGAGACGATCCGTGCCACGGGCGCCGCGCAGATCGAAGCGAACGACATCGGTCTTGCCATCCTGACACCCCTGCGCGAGCTCGATGAGGTCGCCTACCTGCGGTTCGCGAGTGTTTACCAGGGGTTCGACTCGCTCGACGATTTCGAGGCGGCGATCACGCTGCTGCGTGTCGACCACGAGTCGAGCGAGACGACCTCCTGACCGATCCAGTCGGCCGCTGACCGATACCCTTGCAGCAGCATGTATCGACTCCTCTTCACCCTCGTTCTCTCGCGCATGGATCCGGAGCGGGCACACGGCCTCGCATTCGCCGTCATCCGTGCCCTTCCCACTCTCGGCCTGGGCCGTCTCGTCGCTCGATTCACGCGTCCTGACCGTCGCCTGGAGGTGAGGGCGCTCGGGTTGACCTTCCCGTCCCCGTTTGGGCTGGCAGCCGGTTTCGACAAGGAGGGTTCGGGCATCAGGGGCTTGGGAGACCTGGGTTTCGGGCACATCGAGGTCGGGACCATCACGGCTCAGGCGCAACCGGGCAACCCTCGTCCGAGGCTGTTCCGGCTCGTTGCCGACCGCGCGGTCATCAACCGCATGGGCTTCAACAATCACGGCGCAGCGACCGCGCGCGAGGTCATCGCCAAGGCAGCGGGGCGAGCGGACCGGCCCGTTATCGGCATCAACATCGGCAAGTCGCGTGTAGTCGATGTGGATGCCGCGACCGACGACTACCTCGTGAGCGCGCGGGCCCTGGCCCCTCTTGCGGACTACCTCGTGGTCAACGTCAGTTCTCCCAATACGCCCGGCCTGCGAGGACTCCAGGAACTCGAGAAGCTGCGCCCCCTGCTCGAGGCAGTGAAGGCAGCAGCGGGGGAGACCCCTGTGCTCGTCAAGATCGCCCCGGATCTCAGCGACGGGGAGGTCGGCACCATAGCGAATCTCGCGGTCGAGCTCGTCGACGGCATCATCGCGACCAACACGACCCTGTCCAGGGAGGGTCTCGCGACCGAGAGGGCCGTTGTCGAGGCCGCAGGCGCTGGGGGACTCTCGGGTGCCCCGCTCGCGGCGCGGTCCCTCGAACTGCTCCGCCTCATCCGGTCGATCGTGCCGGAGGACTTCTGCGTGATCTCCGTGGGCGGCATCGAAACGGCTGAAGACGTTCGCGCCCGCCTGAATGCCGGCGCGACCCTGGTCCAGGGCTACACGGCGTTCCTCTACCTCGGCCCGCTGTGGGCACGCTCGATCAACCGAGGGCTCGCGAAGTCGCTCTGAACGGCTCCGGCGGAGTAGTGGCTACTCGGGGTAAGCGCCGCGTCGCACCTGCGGCTTGGGGAGGCGCATCATCCGCAACTGAAGGGCGCGCATCGCTGCGTACCATCGCACCTTCTCCACGCGGTCCTCTCCGAACTTCGCCTTGAGCTTGCGCGTGACCTGGAAGCCGAGCAATACCGCGTCGGCTGCCGCGACGATGAAGAACGCCCACAGCGCGATGAGGCCGATGGCCTGAACGTTGGGGTCGGGGAGGAACGTGAGGATGATCACCACGAACATCAGCGGGATGAGAATCTCGCCGAAGCTGAAGCGCGCATCGACGTAGTCGCGCACGTATCGCTTCTGGGGCCCGCGGTCACGGATCGGCAGGTAACGCTCATCACCGTTGGCCATGCCGATGCGCGCCTTGTCGCGCTGCAGCTGGGCATCGGCGCGTGCCTTGCGCCGGGCCTCAGCACGGTCGTTCGAGACGAGGGGTCGCTTGCGCGCCTCCTCCTTCTCGCGACGGGTCGGCGTGGGGCGCCCCTTACCCACCGTGGGCTGCTCGGAAGCAGTCTCGACGGTCGACGGTGTGCTGGAAGGTGTCTTGGCCACGATGATCCTCGCCTCTTGAGTCTGCTTAAGATTACTCGCATGACCGAAATCGATCAGCACGCCCTCTTCCCGGCCCTTGATGAGGCGGTGAGATCCGGCCTGCCGAGCGCGGTATCCGATCTCGGGTCGCTGGTCAGGATCCCCTCCGTGTCGTGGGATGGATTCGACCCGGCCCACGTGGCGGCAAGCGCCGAGGCAATCCGGGCGCTCGTCGACGGTCTCGAGATCTTCGAGAACGTCCAGGTCTCCACCGCTCCGATCGACGACGAGCGGAACGGGCATCCGGCGGTCTTGGCGACTCGGGCGGCCCGCAACGGCAGGCCGACCATCCTCCTGTACGCGCACCACGATGTGCAGCCTCCTGGCAAGGACGAGGACTGGGAGTCAGCTCCCTTCGAGCCGACTGTCCGGGGGGATCGGCTGTACGGGCGCGGGGCGGCGGATGACAAGGCCGGCGTCATGGCTCACGTGGCAGCCCTTCGTGCCTTCGTAGCGACCGTGGGCCCAGACTTCGACCTGGGTCTCGCCCTCTTCATCGAGGGCGAGGAGGAGTTCGGCTCCCGCTCGTTCGCCAACTTCATCACCCAGCACCGCGATGAACTCGCAGCCGATGTGATCGTCGTGGCGGATTCGGACAACTGGGACGTCGACACCCCATCTCTCACCGTCGCGTTGAGGGGCATGGTCGCTTTCAAGCTCACCGTTTCGACTCTCGACCATGCGAGTCACTCTGGGATGTTCGGGGGAGCGGCCCCGGACGCGATGCTCGCGATGGTTCGTCTCCTGTCGACCTTCCATGCGGAGGACGGGTCGGTCGCCGTCGACGGACTCACCTCGCGGGATGCCACGACTCCGGAGTACTCGGAGGGGCGCCTGGCAGAAGAAGCAGCCTTCCTGCCCGGGGTGCGTCCCGTCGGTCACGGCAGCGTGCTGAGCCGAATGTGGAACCAACCCGCGATCACGATCACCGGCATCGACGCGCCGACTGTGGAGCAGGCATCCAACACACTCCTCCCGTCGGTGACGGTGAAGGTCAGTGCTCGTGTCGCCCCCGGCCAGGTCGCCAGGGCTGCCTTCGAGGCGATCGAGCGACACATCGCAGCGAACGCTCCCTTCGGCGCGACCGTGACAATCGACGACGTCGACTTGGGCAATCCGTTTCTCGTCGACACGAGTGGGTGGGCCGTCGCGGAGGCCGAGGATGCCATGCGCCAGGCGTGGGGGCGCCCAGCGAGGGAAACGGGCATCGGTGGCAGCATCCCGTTCATCTCCGACCTGGTCGACGTGTTTCCCGAAGCCCAGATTCTCGTGACGGGAGTCGAGGACCCCGATTCGCGGGCCCACAGCCCCAATGAGTCCCTGCATCTCGGAGTCTTCCGGCGCGCGATTCTCACCGAGGCCGTACTACTCGCAAAGCTCGAGGGGCGGGCGTAGAATGGTGGACATGACAGATACCGCCATCTCCACCCACGGCGTGGGCCTCACAGACGCCGCTGCGAGCAAGGTTCGCAGCCTGCTTGAGCAGGAGGGTCGCGATGACCTCCGCCTGCGGCTTGCGGTTCAGCCGGGCGGATGCTCCGGCCTGATCTACCAGCTCTACTTCGACGAGCGGGCGCTCGACGGCGATGCCATCGCCGAGTTTGCGGATGGTGTCGAGGTCGTCGTCGACAAGATGAGCGTGCCGTACCTCGATGGAGCGACCATCGATTTCGAGGACACGATCCAGAAGCAGGGGTTCACGATCGACAACCCCAACGCGGAAGGGTCCTGCGCCTGCGGAGACAGCTTCCACTGATTCTTCCCGGCGCTGAGTCGCCGCCAGTTCTCCACGAAAACGCGCCCTTCGGGGCGCGTTTTTCGCTTCCGTTTCGCGTGTCCACGGGTCGCCGTGCGTTCGGGGGAGCCCGTCGCGGTTATAGACTGGGCGGGAGTGAAGTCCGAGTTCTGCGAGAGGTCACAGGTGCGCTCTAAACAGCATCTTCGATGGGCGGCCGTGCCAATTGGCATTGCCGTTGCAATCATTCTTGCCGGGTGCACCCAGGAGCAGCTTCAGGGCTGGCTCCCCGGTGATCCCGACACCACAAACCACACATCGCGCATCATCGGGCTCTGGGTGACGTCCTGGATCGTGCTGCTCGTGGTGGGTCTCGTGACCTGGGCCCTCATCCTCTGGGCCGCAGTCGTGTACCGTCGCCGCAAGGGCCAGACCGGCCTTCCCGTGCAGCTGCGCTACAACCTGCCGGTGGAGATCTTCTACACTGTCGTGCCGCTCATCCTCGTGCTCGGGTTCTTCGCCTTTACGGCCCGCGACCAGGCAGCCATCGAGGAGCCGACTGCGAATCCCGACGTGCAGATCGAGGTCTTCGGCAAGCGCTGGGCCTGGGACTTCAACTACGTCACCGATGACGCCTACTACTCGGGTGTCCAGGCGGACTTCCTTCCGGACGGTTCGATCGACACGCGGACGCTTCCGGTGCTGGTCCTTCCCGTGGACAAGACCGTCGAGGTCAAGATCGAGTCCCGTGATGTCATCCACTCCTTCTGGGTCGTCGACTTCCTCTACAAGAAGGACATGATTCCCGGCAAGAGCAACTACATGTACTTCACGCCGACGAAGATCGGCACGTACGCCGGCAAGTGTGCCGAGCTGTGCGGCGAGTACCACTCGCTCATGCTCTTCAGCGTCGAGGTCGTCTCGCAGGAGGACTACGACGCCTACATCGAGCGCCTCAAGGCTGGCGACTTCGCTCCCTATGGCGGCGAGGGCCAGATCGGCGCCGACTACAACGTGAACCAGAACCTGCCGGGCAACGAGGGCAGCGGCACCGAGGGCACCGAGGACTAACGACGATGACCACAGCAACCATTGCAACTCCGGGCATCTCGACTTCGGCCGAGCGCAAGGGCAACGTACTCGTCAAGTGGATCACCTCCACTGACCACAAGACGATCGGGTATCTCTACCTGATCACGTCGTTCTTCTACTTCCTTCTTGGCGGCGTGATGGCGCTCGTCATCCGCGCTCAGCTCTTCGCTCCGGGCATCTCCGTCGTAGCGACGGGGGAGCAGTACAACCAGCTCTTCACGATGCACGGCACGATCATGCTGCTCATGTTCGCGACGCCGCTCTTCGCGGGCTTCGCCAACGTGCTCATGCCGCTCCAGATCGGTGCCCCGGATGTCGCGTTCCCCCGTCTGAACGCGTTCGCCTACTGGCTCTTCAACTTCGGTAGCCTCATCGCGGTCGCGGGCTTCCTCACCCCCCAGGGTGCGGCCTCCTTCGGCTGGTTCGCCTACGCGCCGCTGTCGAGCACGACCTTCTCGCCCGGTTTCGGCGGAAACCTGTGGGTCTTCGGTCTGGCCCTGAGCGGTTTCGGAACGATCCTCGGTGCGGTCAACTTCATCACCACGATCATCACGATGCGCGCTCCCGGTATGACGATGTGGCGCATGCCGATCTTCACGTGGAACACCCTCGTGACCTCGCTGCTCGTGCTGATGGCGTTCCCCGTGCTTGCAGCAGCGCTGTTCGGCCTCGGCGCGGACCGCGTCTTCGATGCGCACATCTACGATCCCGCCAATGGTGGTGTGATCCTCTGGCAGCATCTGTTCTGGTTCTTCGGGCATCCGGAGGTCTACATCATCGCGCTGCCGTTCTTCGGCATCGTCTCGGAGATCTTCCCGGTGTTCAGCCGCAAGCCGATCTTCGGCTACAAGACCCTCGTATTTGCGACGATTGCTATCGCGGCACTGTCGATCACTGTGTGGGCTCACCACATGTACGTCACAGGATCGGTACTTCTGCCGTTCTTCGCGCTCCTGACGATGCTCATCGCGGTCCCCACCGGTGTGAAGATCTTCAACTGGGTCGGAACGATGTGGCGCGGTTCCGTGACATTCGAGTCGCCGATGCTCTGGGCCATCGGCTTCCTCATCACGTTCACGTTCGGCGGACTGACCGGTGTCATCCTCGCTTCGCCGCCCCTCGACTTCCACGTCTCGGACAGCTACTTCGTCGTTGCCCACTTCCACTACGTCGTCTTCGGTACCGTGGTGTTCGCGATGTTCGCTGGCTTCTACTTCTGGTGGCCGAAGTGGACCGGCAAGATGCTCAACGATCGCCTCGGCAAGATCCACTTCTGGCTTCTGTTCATCGGATTCCACACGACGTTCCTGATCCAGCACTGGATCGGCGTCGTGGGCCTTCCGCGTCGTTACCGCACCTACCTCGAAGAGGATGGTGTGACGTGGATGAACCAGGTCTCGACGATTGGTGCAGCCATTCTCGCGATCTCGATGCTGCCGTTCTTCTACAACGTCTACATCACGGCTCGCAAGGCGCCGAAGGTCACCGTGAACGACCCGTGGGGTTATGCGCGTTCGCTCGAGTGGGCCACGAGTTGCCCGCCCCCGCGTCACAACTTCACGTCAATCCCACGAATCCGTTCGGAGTCTCCTGCGTTCGATCTGAACCACCCCGAGGCCGGAATTCCAGTAGGCATCGGGCCGCTGAAGGACGCCCCGGAGGCTCCCGTCTACGATGCTGCCGATGAGAAGGTGAAGTAACCCATGGGTACCAATGTCCGGTTGTTCTGGATTCTCGCCGGGTTCTTCCTCTTCGCGGCCGCGCTGTACACGGGGTGGTCGATTCTGGCCAACCATCAGGATGTCGAGTGGTTCAACAAGATCGAATGGGTTGGCTCCATCGCCATTCTGCTCTCGGGGGCCCTGGCGATCCTGATCGCTTTCTATCTCGGTCTCGTCGTCCGTTCCCAGGGTGGCGAACTGCCGGAGGACCGCTTGGACGCGGACATCGACGACGGTGACGCAGAGCAGGGCCACTTCAGCCCCTGGAGCTGGTGGCCGATTGTTCTCGCCTTCTCGGCTGCGATCGTCGTTCTTGGGCTCGCGATCGGACCCTGGCTCTCGTTCATCGGTGTCGGCCTCCTGCTCGTCGCGATCGTCGGCTGGGTCTACGAGTACTACCGCGGCTACTTCGCCCGTTAG encodes the following:
- the hisD gene encoding histidinol dehydrogenase, yielding MMRTLDLRELQPTRSELGELVPRASVDVSVATSTAHDLINEVRMNGELALLEQAERLDGVRPPRIRVHADEISAAVRGLRPEVREALEAAIDRVRLVSEAQVPAGAVTDVAPGARIIQRWQPVTRVGLYVPGGKAVYPSSVVMNVVPAQVAGVSSLAIASPPQRGFDGAVHPTILGAAGLLGIDEVYAMGGAGAIGALAYGVPDLSLEPVDVITGPGNVYVAAAKRLVRGVVGIDSEAGPTEILVIADASADATLVAADLVSQAEHDELAAAVLVTDSEELATAVMAEVARLAQQTAHADRVAISLRGEQSAVVLVSDLAAAAAFSNAYGPEHLELQVRDSGALLDQIDNAGAIFLGAYSPVSLGDYLAGSNHVLPTGGQSRFSSGLGAYTFLRPQQVIEYDRDALQQVEQRIVALSSAEDLPAHGAAVTARFPEQ
- the nrdR gene encoding transcriptional regulator NrdR → MFCPFCRHPDSRVIDSRTSDDGLSIRRRRQCPECGRRFSTTETASLSVIKRNGVVEPFSREKIVSGVRKACQGRPVTDTDLAVLAQRVEETIRATGAAQIEANDIGLAILTPLRELDEVAYLRFASVYQGFDSLDDFEAAITLLRVDHESSETTS
- a CDS encoding quinone-dependent dihydroorotate dehydrogenase — translated: MYRLLFTLVLSRMDPERAHGLAFAVIRALPTLGLGRLVARFTRPDRRLEVRALGLTFPSPFGLAAGFDKEGSGIRGLGDLGFGHIEVGTITAQAQPGNPRPRLFRLVADRAVINRMGFNNHGAATAREVIAKAAGRADRPVIGINIGKSRVVDVDAATDDYLVSARALAPLADYLVVNVSSPNTPGLRGLQELEKLRPLLEAVKAAAGETPVLVKIAPDLSDGEVGTIANLAVELVDGIIATNTTLSREGLATERAVVEAAGAGGLSGAPLAARSLELLRLIRSIVPEDFCVISVGGIETAEDVRARLNAGATLVQGYTAFLYLGPLWARSINRGLAKSL
- a CDS encoding DUF3043 domain-containing protein is translated as MAKTPSSTPSTVETASEQPTVGKGRPTPTRREKEEARKRPLVSNDRAEARRKARADAQLQRDKARIGMANGDERYLPIRDRGPQKRYVRDYVDARFSFGEILIPLMFVVIILTFLPDPNVQAIGLIALWAFFIVAAADAVLLGFQVTRKLKAKFGEDRVEKVRWYAAMRALQLRMMRLPKPQVRRGAYPE
- a CDS encoding dipeptidase, whose product is MTEIDQHALFPALDEAVRSGLPSAVSDLGSLVRIPSVSWDGFDPAHVAASAEAIRALVDGLEIFENVQVSTAPIDDERNGHPAVLATRAARNGRPTILLYAHHDVQPPGKDEDWESAPFEPTVRGDRLYGRGAADDKAGVMAHVAALRAFVATVGPDFDLGLALFIEGEEEFGSRSFANFITQHRDELAADVIVVADSDNWDVDTPSLTVALRGMVAFKLTVSTLDHASHSGMFGGAAPDAMLAMVRLLSTFHAEDGSVAVDGLTSRDATTPEYSEGRLAEEAAFLPGVRPVGHGSVLSRMWNQPAITITGIDAPTVEQASNTLLPSVTVKVSARVAPGQVARAAFEAIERHIAANAPFGATVTIDDVDLGNPFLVDTSGWAVAEAEDAMRQAWGRPARETGIGGSIPFISDLVDVFPEAQILVTGVEDPDSRAHSPNESLHLGVFRRAILTEAVLLAKLEGRA
- a CDS encoding iron-sulfur cluster assembly accessory protein is translated as MTDTAISTHGVGLTDAAASKVRSLLEQEGRDDLRLRLAVQPGGCSGLIYQLYFDERALDGDAIAEFADGVEVVVDKMSVPYLDGATIDFEDTIQKQGFTIDNPNAEGSCACGDSFH
- the coxB gene encoding cytochrome c oxidase subunit II — encoded protein: MRSKQHLRWAAVPIGIAVAIILAGCTQEQLQGWLPGDPDTTNHTSRIIGLWVTSWIVLLVVGLVTWALILWAAVVYRRRKGQTGLPVQLRYNLPVEIFYTVVPLILVLGFFAFTARDQAAIEEPTANPDVQIEVFGKRWAWDFNYVTDDAYYSGVQADFLPDGSIDTRTLPVLVLPVDKTVEVKIESRDVIHSFWVVDFLYKKDMIPGKSNYMYFTPTKIGTYAGKCAELCGEYHSLMLFSVEVVSQEDYDAYIERLKAGDFAPYGGEGQIGADYNVNQNLPGNEGSGTEGTED
- the ctaD gene encoding cytochrome c oxidase subunit I translates to MTTATIATPGISTSAERKGNVLVKWITSTDHKTIGYLYLITSFFYFLLGGVMALVIRAQLFAPGISVVATGEQYNQLFTMHGTIMLLMFATPLFAGFANVLMPLQIGAPDVAFPRLNAFAYWLFNFGSLIAVAGFLTPQGAASFGWFAYAPLSSTTFSPGFGGNLWVFGLALSGFGTILGAVNFITTIITMRAPGMTMWRMPIFTWNTLVTSLLVLMAFPVLAAALFGLGADRVFDAHIYDPANGGVILWQHLFWFFGHPEVYIIALPFFGIVSEIFPVFSRKPIFGYKTLVFATIAIAALSITVWAHHMYVTGSVLLPFFALLTMLIAVPTGVKIFNWVGTMWRGSVTFESPMLWAIGFLITFTFGGLTGVILASPPLDFHVSDSYFVVAHFHYVVFGTVVFAMFAGFYFWWPKWTGKMLNDRLGKIHFWLLFIGFHTTFLIQHWIGVVGLPRRYRTYLEEDGVTWMNQVSTIGAAILAISMLPFFYNVYITARKAPKVTVNDPWGYARSLEWATSCPPPRHNFTSIPRIRSESPAFDLNHPEAGIPVGIGPLKDAPEAPVYDAADEKVK
- a CDS encoding cytochrome c oxidase subunit 4, encoding MGTNVRLFWILAGFFLFAAALYTGWSILANHQDVEWFNKIEWVGSIAILLSGALAILIAFYLGLVVRSQGGELPEDRLDADIDDGDAEQGHFSPWSWWPIVLAFSAAIVVLGLAIGPWLSFIGVGLLLVAIVGWVYEYYRGYFAR